A stretch of the Acidobacteriaceae bacterium genome encodes the following:
- a CDS encoding GGDEF domain-containing protein, with the protein MAVLVPLRSLVFGAVFFGLWWWQRRLRYLLYLSVSFTLFTVGTCAQTAGIPRDIAWNFMLSAMVYTGAVIALLNGCYKRVNLRPRVARLWIAGLVLLGIAYFCFADPNLKARIYVMNFGLGALTLIDAVYLGRAAKKPIDRMVFGVVLVLGIQGFPRTLLSFGTTGQSRDMMAFAHSSYWQWMNATYAVLVLVVGLTFVTAVVVDVIEELRGRAMEDPLTGLLNRRGFEEAARRQIARAKGTCFSVAVCDIDHFKAINDSCGHMDGDAVLVKVAELLRENLRRGDEMARFGGEEFVMLLSDIHREDARDLIERLRLAIEATRFGSGSLRQRRITASFGIAEYRVGEDLADAIRRADKLLYAAKRNGRNNALVDWLRIELQVETVAKGAAVN; encoded by the coding sequence TTGGCGGTTCTCGTCCCGCTGCGGTCGCTGGTGTTTGGGGCGGTATTCTTCGGTCTTTGGTGGTGGCAGAGGCGGCTGCGATACCTGTTGTATCTGTCGGTGTCGTTCACACTGTTTACGGTTGGGACGTGTGCGCAGACGGCGGGGATCCCGCGTGACATCGCGTGGAACTTCATGCTCTCGGCGATGGTGTATACGGGTGCCGTGATTGCGTTGTTGAACGGATGCTACAAGCGGGTGAATCTGAGGCCGCGAGTGGCACGGTTGTGGATTGCGGGGCTGGTGCTGCTGGGGATTGCGTACTTCTGCTTCGCGGATCCGAACCTGAAGGCGCGAATTTATGTGATGAACTTCGGGCTCGGCGCGCTGACGCTGATTGATGCGGTGTATCTTGGCCGCGCCGCGAAGAAGCCGATCGACCGCATGGTGTTCGGGGTGGTGCTGGTGCTGGGCATCCAGGGATTTCCGCGTACGCTGTTGTCTTTTGGAACGACGGGACAGAGCCGGGACATGATGGCGTTCGCCCATTCGAGCTATTGGCAGTGGATGAATGCGACGTACGCGGTTCTTGTTCTGGTGGTGGGCTTGACGTTCGTGACCGCGGTGGTGGTCGACGTGATTGAGGAACTGCGCGGACGAGCGATGGAGGATCCTTTGACGGGTCTGCTGAACCGGCGCGGCTTCGAAGAGGCTGCCAGACGGCAGATCGCCAGGGCGAAGGGAACATGCTTCAGCGTCGCGGTGTGCGACATCGACCACTTCAAGGCGATTAATGACTCGTGCGGCCACATGGATGGCGATGCGGTGCTGGTGAAGGTTGCTGAGCTGCTGCGAGAGAACCTTCGTCGCGGTGATGAGATGGCGCGGTTTGGAGGAGAGGAGTTTGTGATGCTGCTCTCGGACATTCATCGCGAGGATGCGCGGGATTTGATTGAGCGGCTGAGACTCGCGATCGAAGCAACGCGATTTGGGAGCGGAAGCCTGCGGCAGCGGCGGATTACGGCGAGCTTCGGGATTGCGGAGTATCGAGTGGGAGAGGATCTGGCGGACGCGATCCGGCGCGCGGATAAGTTGCTGTACGCGGCCAAGCGCAATGGACGGAATAACGCGCTGGTGGACTGGTTGCGTATCGAGCTACAGGTGGAGACGGTGGCAAAGGGCGCGGCAGTGAACTGA